In Ruminiclostridium papyrosolvens DSM 2782, the following proteins share a genomic window:
- a CDS encoding B12-binding domain-containing radical SAM protein, translated as MEKNISIRNVFRETAIREDTKNLSLNPLFNGFINRYRENLGIACLAAYLRQNNIPTKIINSNIENKSNRQIEDEILADNPVMVGFSILYELHLYNTMEVIFNLRKRGYKGHITIGGPCASFIYEFLLNSTVGIDSVILGEGELPMLTLVNRLKSKQSWKDIDGLAYMHNGEAVYNQKKETISDLSVLPFAARDSLYYLKNQGYSTRTASIYSSRGCRGNCIYCTAPSSSCLELEKWRCRSGESLYEEVEFLVKEFGVEYLYFCDVNFIGYGSKALERLEVFCNKIIENNIKINFHAEIRVDSIKPDLLNLLKKAGLRDLLLGLESGSQRLLNLWRKGVTVERNLRAVEMVKSHGFMLEPAMIMVSPSTTKQDLIDTIDFIVESKIYEDNVPMNMFNKMVLFRGSEAERLLRDEGKLDSPDMSVITKPVKNENDLVAICKEMLAREYKIFDDDVEKVWEVLVPYINKLTWLIQDYFPDYMSSEFRQMRSNSNKKESRQEILTKIIGIKKWRDQIGELIKNILLATKECLSKNEVNVGEFSRVIVCIIDEYEIECFGDILKTGT; from the coding sequence ATGGAGAAAAATATTAGCATCAGAAACGTTTTCAGAGAAACTGCCATACGAGAAGACACAAAGAATCTGTCTTTGAATCCTCTGTTTAACGGTTTTATAAACAGGTATAGGGAAAACTTGGGGATTGCCTGTCTGGCAGCATATTTGAGGCAAAACAATATACCCACAAAAATAATTAACAGCAATATAGAAAATAAAAGCAATAGGCAGATTGAGGACGAAATACTGGCGGACAATCCTGTTATGGTGGGCTTCAGTATTCTTTATGAGCTGCACCTTTATAACACTATGGAGGTTATTTTTAATCTCAGGAAGAGAGGGTACAAGGGACATATTACCATAGGTGGCCCTTGTGCATCCTTTATATACGAGTTCCTTTTGAATTCAACCGTAGGGATAGACTCTGTAATTCTGGGAGAAGGTGAACTTCCAATGCTCACCCTTGTCAACAGATTGAAAAGCAAGCAGTCCTGGAAGGATATAGACGGACTGGCATACATGCATAACGGGGAAGCTGTATATAACCAAAAGAAAGAGACTATTTCTGATTTATCTGTTTTGCCGTTTGCAGCCAGAGACAGCTTGTACTATTTGAAAAATCAAGGCTACAGTACAAGGACTGCTTCGATTTATTCAAGCAGAGGCTGCAGGGGGAATTGTATTTATTGTACAGCGCCTTCGTCAAGCTGTCTTGAGCTTGAAAAATGGAGATGCAGAAGCGGGGAATCACTCTATGAAGAAGTTGAATTTCTTGTTAAGGAATTTGGAGTGGAATATCTGTATTTTTGCGATGTTAATTTTATTGGCTACGGCAGCAAGGCGTTGGAAAGATTGGAAGTTTTTTGTAATAAGATAATTGAAAACAATATCAAAATCAACTTCCATGCAGAAATACGTGTTGACTCCATAAAGCCGGACCTTCTGAATCTTTTGAAAAAAGCGGGACTCAGAGATTTACTGTTAGGACTTGAAAGCGGTTCTCAGCGATTGCTGAATCTTTGGAGAAAAGGTGTTACCGTTGAAAGAAATTTGAGAGCAGTTGAAATGGTAAAAAGTCACGGATTTATGCTTGAACCGGCTATGATTATGGTTAGTCCGAGTACTACCAAGCAAGATTTAATTGATACTATAGACTTTATCGTTGAATCAAAAATATACGAAGATAACGTACCTATGAATATGTTCAACAAGATGGTTCTGTTTAGGGGAAGTGAAGCCGAACGTCTTTTAAGAGATGAAGGGAAATTGGACTCACCTGATATGTCGGTTATAACCAAGCCGGTGAAAAATGAGAATGACCTGGTTGCAATCTGTAAAGAAATGCTTGCAAGAGAATATAAAATTTTTGATGATGATGTGGAAAAGGTCTGGGAAGTCTTGGTGCCGTATATCAATAAGCTGACATGGCTGATTCAGGACTATTTTCCGGATTATATGAGCAGTGAATTCAGGCAAATGCGTTCAAACAGCAATAAAAAAGAGTCAAGGCAGGAAATTCTGACAAAAATTATAGGCATAAAAAAGTGGAGAGACCAAATAGGAGAGCTGATAAAAAATATTTTATTGGCAACAAAAGAATGTCTATCGAAAAACGAAGTAAATGTGGGCGAGTTCAGCAGGGTTATTGTTTGTATCATAGATGAGTACGAAATTGAATGCTTCGGTGATATTTTAAAAACAGGTACATAA
- a CDS encoding phosphopantetheine-binding protein: protein MANENLAQIQNDLKELIVETYCKDKGVDSIALNCNIASAFMLNSVDALELLLKIEQKFDIEISDEYLNIDLLQDAEKLSEFIYNLKVEV, encoded by the coding sequence ATGGCAAACGAAAATTTAGCACAAATTCAGAATGATTTAAAAGAACTTATTGTAGAAACATATTGCAAGGACAAGGGCGTTGATTCTATTGCGTTAAACTGCAATATTGCTTCGGCTTTTATGCTCAATTCAGTTGATGCACTGGAACTGCTTTTGAAAATAGAGCAAAAGTTTGATATAGAAATATCAGATGAGTACCTGAATATTGATTTGCTGCAGGATGCAGAAAAATTATCCGAGTTTATATATAACTTAAAAGTAGAGGTGTAA
- a CDS encoding radical SAM protein: MSFSELFSVKHNCSQVEVETTNQCNAKCIHCPSTRRLDSALFMSPDTFKKVIEVYNRYYSEAEERKPKFLFAGGGEPLLNKNLESYIKLCTQNGYPSEIITNGQLLTHKRVEGLVKSGLNQINVSVHAITKEDYKAALDLDFDITLDNVLGVRDYLRDNNITETKLLIISNELSVVKSTSEEIQRFWEEKQIDFAGSKPIWNRAGNLKDFDKVLLDENHHTLPNFELPAWCLVPKYQDTIGTNGDFLKCGCDFFGPAEIYGNVCSDELTEVYQRYENVLENGKQLDSCINCVKANTETFFSEFSGFVNK; encoded by the coding sequence ATGTCATTTTCTGAGTTATTTAGCGTAAAGCATAATTGCAGTCAGGTGGAAGTAGAGACAACTAATCAGTGTAATGCAAAGTGCATTCATTGTCCAAGTACAAGAAGATTAGATTCGGCCTTATTCATGTCACCGGACACTTTTAAAAAAGTTATTGAAGTATATAACCGTTATTATTCCGAAGCAGAGGAACGAAAACCCAAGTTTCTTTTTGCAGGCGGCGGAGAGCCTTTACTGAATAAAAATCTGGAGTCATACATAAAGCTGTGTACTCAAAACGGATACCCATCGGAAATTATAACAAACGGTCAGCTGTTGACCCATAAAAGAGTTGAAGGACTGGTCAAAAGCGGACTTAACCAGATTAATGTCAGTGTACATGCAATAACAAAAGAAGACTATAAGGCTGCACTGGATCTGGATTTTGATATTACATTGGATAATGTACTTGGGGTAAGGGACTATTTAAGGGATAACAACATTACAGAGACCAAACTATTGATAATATCAAACGAATTATCAGTGGTGAAATCAACAAGTGAGGAAATTCAAAGGTTTTGGGAAGAAAAACAAATAGATTTTGCCGGTAGTAAGCCTATATGGAACAGAGCAGGCAACCTGAAGGACTTTGATAAAGTCTTGTTGGATGAAAATCATCATACCCTTCCCAATTTTGAATTACCGGCATGGTGTCTTGTTCCCAAATATCAGGATACTATAGGAACAAACGGCGACTTTCTAAAATGCGGCTGTGATTTTTTCGGCCCGGCAGAAATTTACGGCAATGTCTGTTCTGATGAACTGACAGAGGTTTATCAGCGTTATGAAAATGTATTGGAAAATGGAAAACAACTGGACAGCTGTATAAACTGCGTAAAAGCTAACACGGAGACATTTTTCAGTGAGTTCTCCGGTTTTGTAAATAAATAA
- a CDS encoding acyl carrier protein — MTETKESIQKCVRKCLNEDENYKVDLDAELTNLGMNSITLIKLLVLLEAELGIQFDESKFSFKDYKTLNSVAEYVDTLKV; from the coding sequence ATGACAGAAACAAAAGAAAGTATACAAAAATGTGTAAGAAAGTGTTTGAACGAAGATGAAAATTACAAAGTGGATCTTGACGCGGAATTAACTAATCTGGGTATGAATTCAATAACTCTGATAAAGCTTTTGGTGTTATTGGAAGCAGAGTTGGGAATTCAGTTTGACGAATCAAAATTCAGTTTTAAGGACTACAAAACCTTAAATAGTGTTGCAGAATACGTAGATACCTTAAAAGTATAG
- a CDS encoding glycosyltransferase family 4 protein: MKILHIVDYIGPHGGLYQILRILEENLGSYGIENHYLALKNTPYELDQSLVTLPMDVLGDGDFYSYIDEQKPDIIHIHSDLQNECFEYCIENYVTVRSVFDWGPFCPRPMFDNAYCPCDPLFKEKRDQEFINRFCIKEGCIKEEDIAAFNKKINLLKRVKMNVCLSEANVNYLVNMGADREKIFKMPPIMKPPKTFEKQAEENVLLFAGRVVYHKGTELLLKSLTKVKNKNWKLFIEGTGDKAYVADLVRFSIVNNIDDKVIFMGHSKYEEYLNVFNKAKIMIFPSIYAEGYGYPGYEAMLRGIPLVAFAEIGGVDEWLRDGYNGIKVPFMDTDKMANAIDSLLDNEALYKKCRDNSIAWSKSIDFEAEIKAMSDMYHNVMKNN, from the coding sequence ATGAAGATTCTGCACATAGTAGATTATATAGGCCCCCACGGGGGACTGTATCAAATACTTAGAATATTGGAAGAAAATCTGGGTTCATATGGAATTGAAAATCACTATCTGGCTTTAAAAAATACGCCGTATGAACTGGACCAAAGCCTTGTGACGCTGCCCATGGATGTTCTTGGGGACGGTGATTTTTACAGCTACATAGACGAACAAAAGCCGGATATCATACATATACATTCTGATTTACAAAATGAATGCTTTGAGTATTGCATTGAAAATTATGTAACCGTAAGATCGGTATTCGATTGGGGCCCCTTTTGTCCCCGTCCTATGTTTGACAACGCTTACTGTCCGTGTGACCCGCTTTTTAAGGAAAAAAGGGATCAGGAATTTATTAACCGATTCTGTATAAAGGAAGGCTGCATTAAGGAAGAAGATATTGCAGCATTTAACAAGAAAATTAATTTACTCAAGAGAGTAAAGATGAATGTTTGCCTGTCTGAGGCTAATGTAAATTATCTGGTGAATATGGGTGCTGACAGGGAGAAAATTTTCAAAATGCCTCCTATTATGAAGCCGCCAAAAACTTTTGAAAAACAGGCAGAAGAAAATGTACTTCTTTTTGCGGGAAGGGTAGTTTATCACAAGGGAACGGAATTGCTTCTGAAAAGCCTCACAAAAGTCAAAAACAAAAACTGGAAGCTGTTTATTGAAGGTACAGGGGACAAGGCTTATGTAGCAGACCTTGTCAGGTTTTCAATAGTGAACAACATCGATGATAAAGTAATCTTTATGGGACATAGCAAATATGAAGAATATTTGAATGTATTTAATAAGGCAAAAATTATGATTTTTCCTTCTATTTATGCCGAAGGTTACGGTTATCCGGGGTATGAGGCTATGCTAAGAGGAATACCATTGGTTGCTTTTGCTGAAATAGGCGGTGTGGATGAATGGCTGCGTGACGGCTATAACGGGATAAAGGTGCCTTTCATGGATACTGACAAAATGGCTAATGCCATTGACAGTCTCTTGGATAATGAAGCTTTATATAAAAAATGCAGGGATAACAGCATAGCGTGGAGTAAATCCATTGATTTTGAAGCTGAAATCAAAGCTATGAGTGATATGTATCATAATGTTATGAAAAATAATTAA
- a CDS encoding 3-Oxoacyl-(acyl-carrier-protein (ACP)) synthase III domain-containing protein → MASIGYMDYYLPGNTICVHEFFEKCKDELFPDPQNAAEVEKYFIEKAGFDKIAIENERNILSIFEELVQKYLDETNIDKNSIKYIFYTDIATSLTDGGITSVPNYIKEKFNIENASVSEINQQCGSCVWTIGMASRLLRENEVAIILTANMMEGFTERYKPHSIIGDAAAIMEIKYSNDGIEILDFDFNTKQYEGEVGINNNLEMMKVCSRTINNLLKRNGVSKDELACVLHQNLSIEIYEIIFCLLLELNKDVLFWDNIKEIAHIGDADLIANCRDVMKKRKMKKGDKMVFYAIGEISKSVNYNCILLQVNN, encoded by the coding sequence ATGGCGAGTATAGGTTATATGGATTATTATTTACCCGGTAATACAATTTGTGTACATGAATTTTTTGAAAAATGTAAGGATGAGCTATTCCCTGACCCGCAAAATGCCGCTGAGGTTGAGAAGTATTTTATAGAAAAAGCAGGCTTTGACAAAATTGCTATTGAGAATGAACGCAATATATTGAGTATTTTCGAGGAGCTTGTACAAAAGTATCTTGATGAAACCAATATAGACAAAAATAGTATCAAGTACATATTTTACACTGACATAGCAACATCCCTGACAGATGGCGGGATAACAAGCGTTCCCAATTACATAAAAGAAAAGTTTAATATTGAAAATGCTTCTGTTTCAGAAATAAATCAGCAGTGCGGGTCCTGTGTATGGACAATTGGAATGGCAAGCAGGCTTTTAAGGGAAAATGAGGTCGCAATAATTTTAACGGCAAATATGATGGAGGGCTTCACCGAGAGGTATAAACCCCATTCCATTATAGGTGATGCGGCAGCCATAATGGAAATAAAATACTCGAATGACGGTATTGAAATTTTAGACTTTGATTTTAATACAAAGCAATATGAAGGTGAAGTTGGAATAAATAACAATCTTGAAATGATGAAAGTATGCTCCAGAACAATAAATAACCTTTTGAAAAGAAATGGTGTAAGTAAGGATGAATTGGCATGTGTACTTCATCAAAACCTTAGTATTGAAATATATGAAATAATATTTTGTTTGTTGTTGGAGCTTAACAAAGATGTTCTTTTCTGGGACAACATAAAGGAAATTGCACATATTGGTGATGCAGACCTGATTGCCAACTGCCGTGATGTCATGAAAAAGAGAAAGATGAAAAAAGGTGACAAGATGGTATTTTATGCAATAGGAGAAATTTCAAAGAGCGTAAACTATAACTGCATATTGCTTCAGGTCAATAATTAA
- a CDS encoding acyl carrier protein produces MKEQIYNQVCEMLKEVLQKDKYIFNENTVLLGQGGIMDSLTITSFINKIESNFKVDIIEEDLELECLETVGSLTDFLFDSGCSDK; encoded by the coding sequence ATGAAGGAACAAATATACAATCAGGTGTGTGAAATGCTGAAGGAAGTACTTCAAAAAGATAAATATATTTTCAATGAAAATACAGTATTACTTGGACAGGGCGGAATTATGGACTCTTTGACCATTACCAGTTTTATTAATAAAATAGAGAGCAATTTTAAAGTAGATATAATAGAAGAGGACTTGGAACTGGAATGCTTGGAAACCGTGGGTAGCCTAACTGATTTTTTGTTTGACAGCGGTTGTTCGGATAAATAA
- a CDS encoding HAD-IIIC family phosphatase produces MIKCIVWDLDDTVWDGTLKYNSDVRLKEDVVSTIKMADEMGIIQTIASRNDYSAALYKIRELKIDKFFINPEISDSSKAESIKRISVHFNISPDSIAFVDDNDFELYEVKRFLPEVKVFNIKDKLLLEEQIKSLSETFPSLSNHRELMEKREKRLQAEKAFLGTREEFLKECCMTLTIRAYKDSDLNRVFELVHRTNQMNNLHTRLDLNSLKEYATDSSKAIFVCELTDIFGEHGIVGVSMFSLNSENAVLDLFCISCRIEGRGIGTAFLNSAMLSLEKEKPYIKNIECTYEKRENNKPAYLLLKLLGFETIEKSGKSFFLRLDAEKVKEMLIEWLKIIYGENK; encoded by the coding sequence ATGATTAAGTGCATTGTTTGGGATTTGGATGATACTGTTTGGGATGGCACATTAAAATACAATTCTGATGTGAGACTCAAAGAGGACGTTGTAAGCACAATAAAGATGGCAGACGAAATGGGCATTATACAGACTATTGCAAGCAGAAATGATTATTCCGCTGCTCTTTATAAAATCAGGGAATTAAAAATAGATAAATTTTTTATTAATCCTGAAATATCGGATAGCTCAAAAGCCGAGAGTATTAAAAGGATATCCGTCCATTTCAATATAAGCCCGGACAGCATAGCATTTGTGGATGATAATGATTTTGAGCTGTATGAAGTAAAGAGATTCCTGCCGGAGGTAAAGGTTTTTAATATAAAAGACAAGCTTTTGCTTGAAGAACAGATAAAGTCCTTATCTGAAACTTTTCCCTCTTTATCAAACCATAGAGAGCTTATGGAAAAGAGAGAAAAAAGGTTACAGGCTGAAAAAGCATTTTTAGGTACACGGGAAGAATTTTTAAAAGAGTGCTGTATGACCCTTACAATACGTGCCTATAAGGACTCAGACCTCAACCGTGTTTTTGAGTTGGTTCACAGGACTAATCAAATGAATAACCTCCACACACGTTTGGATTTGAATTCTTTAAAAGAATATGCTACGGATAGCAGCAAGGCTATATTTGTTTGTGAGCTTACTGATATTTTCGGAGAACATGGTATTGTAGGGGTAAGTATGTTTAGCTTAAATTCTGAAAATGCGGTTTTAGACTTGTTTTGCATTTCCTGCCGTATTGAAGGTCGGGGAATAGGGACAGCTTTTCTAAACAGTGCTATGCTTAGTTTGGAAAAAGAAAAACCTTACATAAAAAATATTGAATGTACCTATGAAAAGAGAGAAAATAATAAACCTGCATATTTGCTATTGAAGCTTTTGGGATTTGAAACAATAGAAAAGTCGGGGAAAAGTTTTTTCCTAAGGCTAGACGCTGAGAAAGTCAAAGAAATGTTAATAGAATGGCTAAAAATAATATATGGAGAGAATAAATGA